A single genomic interval of Asinibacterium sp. OR53 harbors:
- a CDS encoding molybdopterin cofactor-binding domain-containing protein: MSVPASPKNISRRDFLRSSGLTGAALCLGFYFPASAEAPKIINQAEAEQFGIEMNSWIYIDTSGKVTLVSHRAEMGQGVYQSIPQIIAEELEVNLNDVNIIFAKGNKEKYGNQITGGSSTIRGSYKHLLNLSATAREMLIAAAAAKWDVPASECHAEAGFVIHKSSGRKLNYGELVVDASKLPAPKNVLLKKTSEYKLIRKPLHRQDTALKTNGTAVFGLDKKIPGMLYAMVERNPRFLGKVKSFDDTDTRKIPGVKHVFKVRMGVHNTFREGVAVVADSTWAALQGKRALKVEWDDSGFEHVGTEDLYSRMKTILNTQEGLSFRKKGDPTPIIEQAQKKIDVVYETPYQSHSCLEPLNCVAHYQGDQIEIWGPIQAPDWIQDYVSKDLGLPKEKVIVNMTFLGGGFGRKAFMDYPHEAAVISKEIKGPVQVVWTREDDMTQGPYRPGICYRCEGVVTNGGIDAFKVRFAGQNIGHWQGAPKDKPNGSTTEGFLKAYYDNIQNISFADVPFETPIPPLWWRSVYASTNGFAYESFMDELAIAAGKDPLTFRRQYAKEERCQQLINKLEEVSGWKNRKKGYGVAITECFGTTVGQVVKISRQADGKIKIDQVWAVIDCGWYVNPDTIKAQVEGSIVMALGAATIHEITFDNGMVVQKNFYAYNMPRINDVPPVEVHIMENNADAGGVGEPGLPPFAPALTNAIYDLTGKRIRKLPFSMAAI; encoded by the coding sequence ATGTCTGTGCCAGCCAGTCCTAAAAACATATCGAGAAGGGATTTTCTCAGATCATCCGGCCTCACCGGAGCCGCGCTCTGCCTGGGTTTTTATTTCCCGGCAAGCGCTGAAGCGCCAAAGATCATTAACCAGGCGGAAGCGGAGCAATTCGGTATTGAGATGAATTCCTGGATATACATAGATACTTCCGGAAAAGTGACGCTCGTAAGTCATCGTGCAGAAATGGGACAGGGTGTTTATCAATCGATACCCCAGATCATTGCAGAAGAACTGGAAGTGAACCTCAACGATGTCAACATCATATTCGCCAAAGGCAACAAAGAAAAATACGGCAACCAAATAACAGGCGGCAGCTCTACCATCCGCGGTTCTTATAAGCATTTATTGAACCTCAGCGCAACGGCACGCGAAATGTTGATAGCAGCGGCGGCAGCCAAATGGGATGTGCCTGCTTCGGAATGCCATGCAGAAGCCGGGTTCGTTATACACAAGTCTTCGGGCAGGAAATTAAATTATGGTGAACTGGTGGTGGATGCATCGAAATTACCCGCGCCAAAAAATGTACTACTCAAAAAAACTTCGGAATATAAGCTGATCCGTAAACCGCTGCACCGGCAGGACACTGCTTTGAAAACAAACGGAACAGCGGTGTTCGGACTGGATAAAAAAATTCCGGGTATGCTCTATGCCATGGTAGAGCGCAATCCACGCTTCCTTGGGAAAGTAAAAAGCTTCGACGATACGGATACCCGTAAAATACCAGGTGTTAAACATGTTTTCAAAGTACGCATGGGTGTTCACAATACTTTTCGCGAAGGCGTAGCAGTAGTGGCCGATTCTACATGGGCTGCTTTGCAGGGAAAAAGAGCGTTGAAAGTAGAATGGGATGACAGTGGGTTTGAGCATGTAGGCACAGAAGATCTCTATAGCCGCATGAAAACCATTTTGAACACACAGGAAGGTTTGTCGTTCCGCAAAAAAGGAGACCCGACTCCTATCATTGAACAGGCACAAAAGAAAATTGATGTTGTGTATGAAACACCTTACCAATCGCACAGTTGCCTGGAACCTTTGAACTGTGTAGCGCACTACCAGGGAGATCAGATCGAGATCTGGGGGCCGATACAGGCGCCCGACTGGATACAGGATTATGTGAGCAAAGACCTGGGACTGCCAAAAGAAAAAGTGATTGTTAACATGACTTTCCTGGGCGGAGGATTCGGGCGGAAAGCTTTCATGGACTATCCCCACGAGGCGGCCGTTATTTCAAAAGAAATAAAAGGACCTGTGCAAGTAGTGTGGACACGCGAAGATGATATGACCCAGGGCCCATATCGGCCGGGCATCTGTTACCGCTGCGAAGGCGTGGTTACCAATGGCGGGATCGATGCTTTCAAAGTGCGGTTTGCCGGACAAAATATCGGGCATTGGCAGGGAGCGCCGAAGGATAAACCCAACGGAAGCACCACCGAAGGATTTCTCAAAGCTTACTACGATAACATTCAAAACATCAGTTTCGCAGATGTGCCTTTTGAAACACCCATCCCTCCGCTCTGGTGGCGTTCGGTGTATGCTTCCACCAATGGATTTGCGTATGAAAGTTTTATGGATGAACTGGCCATTGCAGCAGGGAAAGATCCGTTGACGTTCAGGAGACAATATGCAAAAGAAGAACGTTGCCAGCAACTGATCAACAAACTGGAAGAAGTATCGGGCTGGAAGAACAGGAAAAAAGGCTATGGTGTAGCCATCACCGAATGTTTTGGCACTACCGTGGGCCAGGTGGTAAAAATATCGCGGCAGGCCGATGGAAAAATAAAGATCGACCAGGTATGGGCCGTGATCGATTGCGGCTGGTATGTAAACCCCGATACGATCAAAGCACAGGTGGAAGGCAGTATTGTGATGGCTCTGGGCGCTGCCACCATACACGAGATCACATTCGACAATGGGATGGTAGTTCAAAAAAATTTTTACGCATACAATATGCCGCGTATAAACGATGTACCCCCTGTTGAAGTGCATATCATGGAGAATAATGCAGATGCAGGTGGCGTGGGTGAACCCGGACTGCCTCCTTTTGCGCCCGCACTTACCAATGCTATTTATGATCTCACAGGCAAGCGCATAAGAAAACTCCCTTTCAGTATGGCCGCGATTTAA